A DNA window from Bradyrhizobium barranii subsp. barranii contains the following coding sequences:
- a CDS encoding VCBS domain-containing protein, with protein sequence MAPQDGNLGTLTATIDVADGKVTWSYDVSHANIAPLAAGQTHTDIFILVLDGFYGTQGITVTLTGIDDAPVISSGTTASFAENGSGVAYHVAATDVDSPALTYSLSGTDAALFDVSATGDVTFKSAPDFEAPKDANHDNVYDVTVAVSDLTTITTKNVAITVTDVNDTSGGGGVLTVTGSTGFTSIDRATINISVTGNLHETGRAGVISNSTINNLGSLSETQAMLAFVNDTIAGGSLGAIVANGGTITFDNVHLDGTLLDATSGGLIESVAGSANSFNNVTLKAGAVFDDSAGSVLNVSGTLNNGGKIELFNFAKVILTGDATVIGNGDIKLDPGSSILNSGGHHTLDLEGGTIDGAGTIGNGDHSLTLDIGFSGTLEANGSQPLAVNTGNSVTSSGLIEAVHASLNFDDAVLNTFGTITADQGGTIDFTSGLTNGGIVNVHAGSEVDVSGNLVNNATVLDNGVLKVDNLSGTGTVNVNNGTLVVTGNLSSNVVLTGTDTFVFGPDARQTSGLISNYTPGTTLVLDGFDAKVNAAFDTQTNILTLTDADHHAMTLHLAPGSLIPQAHGAAPDFLV encoded by the coding sequence GTGGCACCGCAAGACGGCAATCTCGGCACACTCACGGCCACCATCGACGTTGCCGATGGCAAGGTGACGTGGAGCTATGATGTCTCTCATGCCAACATCGCTCCGCTCGCGGCCGGACAGACCCATACCGACATCTTCATCTTGGTCCTCGACGGCTTCTACGGGACACAGGGCATCACCGTGACGCTGACGGGAATCGATGATGCGCCCGTGATCAGCTCGGGCACGACGGCAAGCTTCGCGGAGAATGGCTCTGGCGTCGCCTACCACGTCGCGGCGACCGATGTGGACAGTCCCGCGCTGACCTATTCGCTGTCCGGCACTGACGCGGCTCTGTTCGACGTGTCGGCGACGGGCGATGTGACGTTCAAGTCCGCGCCCGACTTCGAGGCCCCGAAGGACGCGAATCACGACAACGTCTATGACGTCACCGTCGCGGTCAGCGACTTGACAACAATCACGACAAAGAACGTCGCGATCACGGTCACTGACGTGAATGACACCAGCGGCGGCGGTGGCGTTCTGACTGTCACCGGCTCGACCGGCTTCACGTCGATTGATCGGGCCACGATCAATATCAGCGTGACCGGCAATTTGCACGAGACCGGCCGCGCCGGTGTGATCAGCAACAGCACGATCAACAATCTCGGTTCACTGAGCGAAACCCAGGCGATGCTCGCCTTCGTGAACGATACGATCGCCGGCGGTTCCCTCGGTGCGATCGTCGCCAATGGCGGCACCATCACCTTCGACAACGTGCATCTGGACGGGACGTTGCTGGATGCGACATCAGGCGGACTCATCGAATCCGTTGCAGGCAGCGCCAACAGCTTCAACAACGTGACGCTCAAGGCCGGCGCCGTGTTTGACGACAGTGCCGGAAGCGTTCTGAATGTCAGCGGCACGCTGAACAACGGCGGCAAGATCGAGCTCTTCAATTTCGCGAAAGTCATCCTGACCGGCGACGCCACGGTCATCGGCAATGGCGACATCAAGCTCGATCCGGGCTCCTCGATCCTGAACAGCGGTGGGCATCACACGCTCGACCTTGAAGGCGGCACGATCGACGGCGCCGGCACCATCGGAAACGGAGATCACAGCCTCACTTTGGATATCGGCTTCTCCGGCACGCTCGAGGCGAACGGGTCCCAGCCGCTTGCGGTGAACACCGGCAATTCCGTCACCAGCAGCGGCCTGATCGAAGCCGTGCATGCCTCGCTCAATTTCGACGACGCCGTTCTCAACACCTTTGGAACGATCACCGCCGATCAGGGCGGCACGATCGACTTCACGAGTGGCCTGACCAATGGCGGCATCGTCAATGTGCACGCCGGCAGTGAGGTGGATGTCTCGGGCAACCTCGTCAACAACGCCACTGTCCTGGATAATGGCGTGCTCAAGGTCGACAATTTGAGCGGGACCGGAACGGTCAACGTCAACAACGGGACATTGGTGGTCACCGGTAATTTGAGCAGCAATGTCGTTCTGACGGGTACGGACACGTTTGTTTTCGGGCCCGACGCCCGGCAAACATCCGGTCTCATCTCAAACTATACGCCAGGCACGACGCTGGTGCTGGATGGCTTCGACGCCAAGGTGAACGCGGCCTTCGACACTCAGACCAATATTTTGACGCTGACCGATGCGGATCATCATGCGATGACGCTTCACCTCGCGCCTGGATCCTTGATCCCGCAAGCCCATGGCGCGGCGCCGGATTTTCTTGTCTAG